A genome region from Myroides fluvii includes the following:
- a CDS encoding DUF6913 domain-containing protein, whose translation MFSTFKKKTLKKAINQATLPGLASDFDCNPKTIGILIEKNEVSKVDELIQALRQSGVSASQINVLVYTGLTKAKQLLDPSFSMSDFTLTGEVQNQEVKNFIDQPFDWLINFYAKDSVPLLWVSAKSKAKFKVGVATVTPKINHFSLDIQELQATQYAKHLMNYITIFKTK comes from the coding sequence ATGTTTAGTACTTTCAAAAAGAAAACATTAAAAAAAGCAATTAATCAAGCCACGTTACCGGGGTTAGCATCAGATTTTGATTGTAATCCCAAGACGATTGGAATTTTAATTGAGAAGAATGAAGTGTCGAAGGTGGATGAATTAATTCAAGCGCTACGTCAAAGTGGTGTGTCGGCAAGTCAGATTAATGTTTTGGTTTATACGGGATTAACTAAGGCTAAACAGCTGTTAGATCCTTCGTTTAGCATGAGTGATTTTACGCTAACGGGAGAGGTACAGAATCAAGAGGTAAAAAATTTCATCGATCAACCTTTTGATTGGTTGATTAATTTTTATGCGAAAGATAGTGTACCTTTACTATGGGTGAGCGCAAAATCTAAGGCGAAATTTAAGGTTGGAGTTGCAACGGTAACACCGAAAATCAATCACTTTAGTTTAGATATTCAGGAGCTCCAAGCGACGCAATATGCTAAACATCTAATGAATTATATAACTATTTTTAAAACCAAATAA
- the dapA gene encoding 4-hydroxy-tetrahydrodipicolinate synthase, with product MQSLKGTGVALITPFKKDKSVDVEALQRLVDYVTQGGVEYLVVLGTTGEAATLTKEEKEVVKNTVIEANAGKLPLVLGVGGNNTAQVVEELNPGNLAGFDAILSVSPYYNKPTQEGIYQHFKAIAEQSSLPILLYNVPGRTGSNMSPKTVIRLANEFPIIVGIKEAAGDIVQGMELIRQSTRKDFLVISGDDAIALPLTLAGGAGVISVIGQGIPQPFSTMIRLGLDGKIKEAFDLQYQMMPIIDMIFEQGNPGGIKAVLTQAGVIANELRLPLVPVDQDLEQRIEKEFIKLKK from the coding sequence ATGCAATCGCTAAAAGGTACAGGAGTCGCTTTGATTACTCCATTTAAAAAAGACAAATCTGTTGATGTTGAGGCACTACAGCGTTTAGTCGACTATGTCACGCAAGGAGGAGTAGAATATCTTGTGGTTTTAGGAACTACAGGTGAAGCAGCTACGTTGACGAAAGAAGAGAAAGAAGTGGTGAAAAATACTGTGATAGAGGCGAATGCAGGTAAATTACCTTTGGTTTTAGGGGTTGGAGGAAATAATACCGCACAGGTTGTTGAGGAGTTAAATCCGGGGAATTTAGCGGGATTTGATGCTATTCTATCGGTCTCTCCTTATTACAATAAACCAACACAAGAGGGGATTTATCAACATTTCAAAGCGATTGCAGAACAAAGTAGTTTGCCTATTTTATTGTACAATGTACCAGGGCGTACAGGAAGCAATATGAGTCCGAAAACGGTTATCCGCTTAGCAAATGAATTTCCAATTATTGTAGGGATTAAAGAAGCGGCGGGAGATATCGTTCAAGGGATGGAGTTGATAAGACAATCAACACGCAAAGATTTCTTGGTAATTTCTGGAGATGACGCTATTGCATTACCTTTAACTTTAGCAGGTGGAGCAGGAGTTATTTCTGTAATTGGACAAGGGATTCCTCAACCTTTTTCAACGATGATTCGATTGGGATTAGACGGAAAAATTAAAGAGGCGTTCGATTTACAATATCAAATGATGCCAATTATTGACATGATTTTTGAACAAGGAAATCCAGGGGGAATTAAAGCGGTTTTAACCCAAGCTGGAGTAATTGCCAATGAGCTGAGATTGCCTTTGGTACCAGTGGATCAAGATTTAGAACAACGAATAGAAAAAGAATTTATAAAACTCAAAAAATAA
- a CDS encoding ferritin, whose translation MLSKKLQDALNGQIKIEGDSSQIYLAMATWAEVQGFEGIASFMYDQSNEERTHMLKLIKYINQRGGEATIPAVAKPELDYASFKTLFTQLFAHEVFVSKSINDLVHIALEERDYATHNFLQWYVSEQIEEEATARTILDKINLIGDDKGGLYLFDNDMKSFRGDAGATSATV comes from the coding sequence ATGTTATCGAAAAAATTGCAAGATGCTTTAAACGGACAGATTAAAATAGAAGGAGATTCATCTCAAATTTATTTAGCGATGGCAACTTGGGCAGAAGTTCAAGGTTTTGAAGGAATTGCTTCTTTTATGTACGATCAATCGAATGAAGAGCGCACCCATATGCTTAAATTGATTAAATACATCAATCAAAGAGGAGGAGAAGCTACAATTCCGGCAGTAGCAAAGCCAGAGTTAGATTATGCGTCATTTAAAACGCTTTTTACGCAATTGTTTGCACATGAGGTGTTTGTTTCAAAAAGCATTAACGATTTAGTACATATTGCTTTGGAAGAACGCGATTATGCTACACACAACTTCTTACAGTGGTATGTGTCAGAACAAATCGAAGAAGAAGCAACAGCACGTACAATTTTAGACAAGATCAATTTAATTGGAGATGATAAAGGAGGACTTTATTTATTCGACAATGATATGAAGAGCTTTAGAGGAGATGCAGGTGCAACTTCTGCTACAGTTTAA
- a CDS encoding outer membrane protein assembly factor BamD, with translation MKKYIGLSLLALTFVGCSPLQKAMKSEDLELKKEVANQYYEQQKYRKAIRLYEQVETSFRGRPGYEDMYFNFAEATYVTKDYMLAAERFKLFAATYPRAERREEALLKEIKCGVQLSPVYSLDQTITNTTIGKLQKFIDQYPGSDFIFEANSIMSGMNKKLEQKAFENAKQLNTIGAYTRNYGAAIVALDNFIYDYPGTEYKEEALYYKLDSAYKLAMNSVYSRLEERLNNAKGMYDALIRFNNETKYKEKADKMLAEINTELQKISK, from the coding sequence ATGAAAAAATACATCGGATTATCTCTTTTGGCGTTGACTTTTGTAGGGTGTTCCCCTTTGCAAAAAGCTATGAAGTCAGAAGATTTGGAACTTAAAAAAGAGGTTGCAAATCAATATTACGAACAACAAAAGTACAGAAAAGCCATCCGATTATACGAGCAAGTAGAGACTTCGTTTAGAGGTCGACCAGGGTATGAGGATATGTACTTTAACTTTGCAGAAGCTACGTATGTAACAAAAGATTATATGCTAGCAGCAGAGCGATTCAAATTATTTGCAGCAACGTATCCTAGAGCGGAACGAAGAGAAGAGGCTTTGCTAAAAGAAATCAAATGTGGAGTACAACTATCTCCTGTTTATTCTTTAGACCAAACGATTACCAATACAACCATTGGTAAATTGCAAAAATTCATCGATCAATACCCAGGGTCCGATTTCATTTTTGAAGCCAATTCAATCATGAGTGGGATGAATAAAAAGCTAGAACAAAAAGCTTTTGAAAATGCCAAGCAATTGAATACAATTGGCGCGTACACTAGAAACTATGGTGCTGCCATTGTCGCTTTAGATAATTTCATCTACGATTATCCAGGAACAGAATATAAAGAAGAAGCGTTATATTACAAGTTGGATTCCGCTTATAAACTAGCGATGAATAGCGTTTATAGCCGATTGGAAGAACGATTGAATAATGCAAAGGGAATGTATGATGCATTGATTCGTTTTAACAATGAAACAAAATACAAAGAGAAAGCAGATAAAATGCTTGCAGAAATAAACACAGAATTACAAAAAATTTCAAAATAA
- a CDS encoding DNA-directed RNA polymerase subunit omega, which produces MDLKKTTAPVNTITYNKSKIEEPTGNIYEAITIIAKRASQINVEIKNELIDKLEEFATNNDSLDEVFENKEQIEVSKFYEKLPKAQALAVEEWLEEKISFKEVNK; this is translated from the coding sequence ATGGATTTAAAGAAAACAACTGCTCCAGTAAACACAATTACTTACAACAAAAGTAAAATTGAAGAACCAACTGGTAATATCTATGAAGCTATTACTATTATTGCAAAGAGAGCAAGTCAAATCAACGTTGAAATTAAAAACGAATTGATCGACAAGCTAGAGGAGTTTGCTACTAACAATGATAGCTTAGATGAGGTTTTTGAAAATAAAGAACAAATTGAAGTATCAAAGTTCTATGAGAAACTTCCAAAAGCACAAGCGTTAGCAGTAGAAGAATGGTTGGAAGAAAAAATATCATTCAAAGAAGTTAACAAATAG
- the coaBC gene encoding bifunctional phosphopantothenoylcysteine decarboxylase/phosphopantothenate--cysteine ligase CoaBC, protein MSVLSGKKILLGVTGGIAAYKTAGLVRLLIKAGAEVQVIMTPASHQFVTPFTLSTLSKRPVYTEFFNSKESGTWNNHVELALWADLMLIAPATANVLAKMANGLCDNLLLAVYMSAKCPVYIAPAMDLDMYVHPSTARNLATLTSYNHVIIPAEEGELASGLIGQGRMSEPETIVAVLQDALCQDLPLRGKKILITAGPTYEPIDPVRFIGNHSSGKMGYDIAKAAAKQGATVVLVSGPTNQKMEDSRVQVISVMSALEMYEVCHRYFDEVDAVVAAAAVADYRPKDVATQKIKKNAEAFTITLDKNPDILASLGAIKKQQYLIGFALETENEVEHAKQKITKKNLDLIVLNSLNDSGAGFGKPTNKVTFIDRDFTIQPMELKSKEAVAQDIVNKIIQHYE, encoded by the coding sequence ATGTCAGTGTTAAGCGGAAAAAAAATATTACTAGGTGTAACTGGTGGAATTGCCGCTTATAAAACGGCAGGTTTAGTACGTTTACTTATTAAAGCAGGTGCCGAGGTTCAAGTAATCATGACACCTGCTTCTCATCAATTTGTTACCCCGTTTACCTTATCCACTTTATCCAAAAGACCAGTGTATACTGAGTTCTTTAATTCAAAGGAAAGTGGAACATGGAATAATCACGTGGAATTAGCCCTTTGGGCAGACCTGATGCTCATTGCTCCTGCCACAGCCAATGTGTTAGCGAAAATGGCGAATGGACTATGTGATAATCTACTTTTAGCCGTATATATGTCTGCTAAATGTCCTGTTTATATAGCGCCTGCTATGGACTTAGATATGTACGTGCATCCATCAACAGCAAGAAATCTAGCAACCTTAACCTCTTACAATCACGTCATAATTCCCGCAGAAGAAGGGGAATTAGCTAGTGGATTAATTGGACAAGGCAGAATGTCAGAACCAGAAACGATTGTTGCTGTGTTGCAAGATGCTTTATGTCAAGATTTACCTCTTCGAGGAAAAAAAATATTAATTACAGCTGGTCCAACATACGAACCAATCGATCCCGTGCGTTTTATTGGTAATCACTCTTCAGGAAAAATGGGGTATGATATAGCCAAAGCGGCCGCAAAACAAGGAGCAACGGTTGTTTTAGTTAGCGGACCAACGAATCAAAAGATGGAAGATTCCCGCGTACAAGTGATTTCCGTAATGTCCGCATTGGAAATGTACGAGGTATGTCATCGATATTTTGACGAGGTTGATGCAGTAGTTGCCGCCGCTGCTGTGGCGGATTACCGTCCAAAGGATGTGGCAACGCAAAAAATTAAAAAGAATGCCGAGGCGTTTACGATAACGCTGGATAAAAATCCTGATATATTAGCCTCTCTAGGCGCGATTAAAAAACAACAATACCTCATTGGCTTTGCTCTGGAAACGGAAAATGAAGTGGAACATGCCAAGCAGAAGATAACCAAGAAAAACCTCGATCTGATTGTGTTAAACTCACTTAATGATAGCGGGGCAGGTTTTGGAAAACCAACGAATAAGGTTACCTTTATTGATCGCGATTTTACGATTCAGCCGATGGAACTAAAATCAAAAGAGGCCGTTGCTCAAGATATTGTCAATAAAATCATTCAACACTATGAATAA
- the porD gene encoding type IX secretion system protein PorD → MNKLFGLFACFFLWMGTCQAQELNANVSVNFAQVGNAHQNYFRTLEKSLKELLNQTTWTSQRINSNEKIDCTFLLTVNSFDNTTNISGTLQVQYGRPIYNTTYTSPVLNFNDKDIAFNYTEFEPLRYSSGTYESNLISLVSFYVHVILGMDGDTFAKEGGNAYYQEASLIASMAQQSGAKGWKQGDGTTTRYTFINDLTSGASRPFREALYTYHRVGLDAMSENLEGGRDGVFKGLEDVRQYNAVRSNSLLVRVFFDAKTEELVNIYSGVADRNKKRVTEILHAISPLNASKWNNL, encoded by the coding sequence ATGAATAAACTTTTTGGACTTTTCGCTTGTTTTTTTCTATGGATGGGCACATGCCAAGCACAAGAATTAAACGCTAATGTCAGTGTGAATTTTGCACAAGTAGGAAATGCACATCAAAATTATTTCCGCACGCTAGAAAAGTCTTTAAAAGAATTGTTGAATCAGACAACATGGACCTCTCAACGCATAAATTCCAACGAGAAAATTGACTGTACTTTTTTACTGACAGTTAATTCATTTGATAATACAACTAATATTTCAGGCACACTTCAAGTACAGTATGGACGTCCTATTTACAATACAACGTATACTAGTCCGGTACTAAATTTTAATGACAAGGATATCGCTTTTAATTATACCGAGTTTGAACCTTTACGTTATAGCTCAGGAACTTATGAGTCCAATTTGATTTCTTTAGTTTCTTTTTACGTTCATGTTATCTTAGGGATGGACGGAGATACGTTTGCTAAAGAGGGAGGGAATGCCTATTATCAAGAGGCTTCTCTGATTGCTTCGATGGCACAACAATCAGGAGCTAAGGGATGGAAACAGGGGGATGGAACCACTACGCGTTATACTTTCATTAATGATTTAACATCTGGAGCTAGTAGACCTTTTCGCGAGGCACTTTATACTTACCACCGCGTTGGATTAGATGCGATGAGTGAAAATCTAGAAGGTGGTCGCGATGGTGTGTTTAAGGGATTAGAAGATGTAAGACAATATAATGCGGTTCGATCAAATTCTCTTTTAGTTCGCGTGTTCTTCGATGCAAAAACAGAAGAATTAGTTAACATATACAGTGGAGTAGCAGATCGAAACAAGAAACGCGTCACTGAAATATTGCATGCAATATCTCCTTTAAATGCTTCTAAATGGAATAATTTATAA
- the recN gene encoding DNA repair protein RecN: protein MLTSLSIKNFALIDHLEIEFFKGFSIITGETGAGKSIVLGALGLLQGKRADLGSLKNKEEKCVIEGQFHVDPYKLEELYSFLDMDYEPTTIIRREILPSGKSRAFVNDSPVNLTDLQELSAVLLDIHSQHQTSELSEETYQIKVIDAIAKNEETLEEYQKQLKQYKASVSELKQLKEEEIELLKEQDYNAFLLEELETLQLGTIDQAALESEFEKLNNVEHVRESFAFATQLLTADQVGVIQGLKELRQTLQKTAVVSKDYEELYNRVVSAEIELTDLANEIEREVDHVVSDPERLTVLNERLQVLYALQKKHQVNSVAELIAIETGLTDKVFKVGEVQDKIIAVEKHIASLLVKLDQQADQLSQARQQAIPALKAQLIEILTLVGMPYATFQFDFKTVDHYLNNGKDQMQLQFSANKGMDYGLLKKVASGGELSRIMLAIKAILARYSNLPTIIFDEIDTGVSGEVADKMGVIMKDMSTLMQVFAITHLPQIAAKGHQHYKVFKASQGDSTISKLIQLDPTHRVEEIAQMLSGKDITESALQHAKELLNG from the coding sequence ATGCTTACGTCATTGAGTATAAAAAATTTCGCTTTAATAGATCATTTAGAAATTGAGTTTTTTAAAGGTTTTTCTATCATCACAGGTGAAACGGGTGCTGGGAAATCAATTGTTTTAGGTGCTTTAGGCCTTTTACAAGGAAAACGCGCGGACTTGGGTTCACTCAAGAATAAAGAAGAAAAATGTGTGATTGAAGGGCAGTTTCACGTAGATCCGTATAAATTAGAAGAGCTATATTCGTTCTTGGATATGGACTACGAACCCACTACCATCATTCGAAGAGAAATTTTGCCTTCTGGAAAATCAAGAGCTTTTGTCAATGATTCTCCAGTTAACTTAACGGATTTACAAGAGTTAAGTGCCGTGTTGTTAGATATTCACTCTCAACATCAAACGAGTGAGTTGAGCGAAGAAACCTATCAGATTAAAGTGATTGACGCTATTGCAAAGAACGAAGAAACGTTAGAGGAGTATCAAAAGCAATTAAAACAATACAAAGCTTCTGTTAGTGAATTAAAACAGCTCAAAGAAGAAGAAATAGAATTGCTGAAAGAACAAGATTATAATGCTTTTCTTTTAGAAGAACTTGAAACACTACAATTGGGTACAATTGACCAAGCAGCGTTGGAAAGTGAATTCGAAAAATTAAATAATGTGGAGCATGTACGCGAAAGTTTTGCGTTTGCAACACAGCTTTTAACAGCTGATCAGGTAGGTGTGATTCAAGGGTTAAAAGAATTGCGTCAAACCCTACAAAAAACAGCGGTAGTTTCTAAAGATTACGAAGAACTTTACAACCGCGTGGTTAGTGCAGAAATCGAATTGACTGATCTAGCCAATGAGATTGAGCGTGAGGTGGATCACGTCGTTTCTGATCCTGAACGCTTAACTGTTTTAAACGAACGTTTGCAGGTGTTATATGCTTTGCAAAAGAAACACCAGGTAAATTCAGTAGCGGAGTTAATTGCTATAGAAACTGGATTAACCGACAAGGTATTCAAAGTTGGGGAAGTTCAGGATAAAATTATAGCTGTTGAAAAACACATTGCCTCTTTGTTGGTTAAGTTAGATCAACAAGCCGATCAATTGTCGCAAGCACGTCAACAAGCAATTCCTGCTTTGAAAGCACAGTTGATCGAAATATTGACGTTAGTCGGTATGCCATATGCTACTTTTCAGTTTGATTTTAAAACGGTAGATCATTACTTAAACAACGGAAAAGATCAAATGCAGTTGCAGTTTTCTGCTAATAAAGGAATGGATTACGGCTTGCTGAAGAAGGTGGCTTCAGGAGGAGAATTGTCGCGTATTATGTTGGCGATTAAAGCGATTTTAGCGCGTTATTCCAACTTGCCTACGATTATTTTTGACGAAATTGATACGGGTGTATCTGGAGAAGTAGCTGATAAAATGGGGGTAATCATGAAAGATATGAGTACGCTGATGCAAGTATTTGCCATTACACACTTACCGCAAATCGCTGCCAAAGGACATCAACATTATAAAGTTTTTAAAGCTTCACAAGGGGATTCGACTATTTCAAAATTAATTCAGTTAGATCCAACACATCGCGTGGAAGAAATTGCACAGATGTTATCTGGAAAAGATATTACAGAATCAGCCTTGCAACACGCGAAGGAGTTGCTTAATGGGTAA
- a CDS encoding DUF4249 family protein, with protein sequence MKKISYILCLLSLSFTSCTKVIDIDLPTAEPRLVVEGNLDFDRMGATDTLFVKLSLTTDYFNLEIPPVNNALVRISDKQGHLFLLRELAQTGRYYTTEIAKPTDGDTFKLQVEYDNDLYEATETYTSSPEILEIIQERENFFDTDYYVLRVYFQDTPRANQNLNYYYFFYQYAERAPHPRVLSNEYAKGNRMESLFIIHEDAVPGEKVELEFAQISRNYHDFAMSFFDAIDNGGGPFQVPSGRIIGNIKNLTTPEKEALGYFRVIEKQSATHTIFEQQKK encoded by the coding sequence ATGAAAAAAATATCTTATATCCTATGCTTACTGTCTTTGTCATTCACTTCGTGTACAAAAGTGATTGATATCGATTTGCCAACTGCTGAACCAAGATTAGTTGTAGAAGGAAACTTAGACTTTGACAGAATGGGAGCTACAGACACCCTATTTGTCAAACTGAGTTTAACAACGGATTACTTTAACCTAGAAATTCCTCCTGTAAACAACGCTCTAGTTCGCATCAGCGACAAACAAGGTCATCTATTTTTATTGCGTGAATTAGCCCAAACGGGACGCTATTATACAACGGAAATTGCCAAACCTACCGATGGGGATACTTTCAAACTACAAGTGGAATACGACAACGATTTATACGAAGCAACCGAAACGTATACCTCAAGTCCAGAAATCCTTGAAATCATACAAGAACGCGAAAACTTTTTTGACACAGACTACTATGTATTACGTGTATATTTTCAAGATACACCACGTGCAAATCAAAATTTGAATTACTACTATTTCTTTTATCAATATGCCGAACGAGCACCTCATCCCCGTGTTCTATCAAATGAATACGCCAAAGGAAATAGAATGGAATCGCTTTTTATCATTCATGAAGATGCGGTTCCTGGAGAAAAAGTAGAACTTGAATTCGCTCAAATTTCACGCAATTACCATGATTTTGCCATGAGCTTTTTCGATGCTATCGACAATGGAGGCGGACCTTTCCAAGTACCTAGTGGACGAATCATCGGAAATATAAAAAATTTAACCACTCCAGAAAAAGAAGCATTAGGCTACTTTAGAGTGATTGAAAAACAAAGTGCTACGCATACGATTTTTGAACAACAAAAGAAATAG
- a CDS encoding TonB-dependent receptor, producing the protein MSTKGQATYLLQGTIKDNHEPLIGATIYINEINNGAITNEKGHYSITLKEGSYTLKISYIGYADKFTKVNLTKNKTLDFVLSSDNAELSEVVIVQNKNKVDIRKPEMSVNKLTTEEIKKMPVVLGESDILKSILQLPGVTNAGEGAAGFNVRGGSAGQNLVLLDHASVYSSSHLFGFFSIFNSDAIRDLKLYKGGIPARFGGRASSVLDVFQKEGNKNDYALEGGIGVISSRLLAEGPIQKGKSSFLVAGRGSYAHLFLKMTDNKNSAYFYDINTKVSFDLNKKNKLFFSAYYGKDIFSFTDLMKNSFGNLAATLDWRTMYNDDLMGDLTLSTSQYTYDLDLELVGFNWTNGIKSTQLKYDFVHDINPALQLRYGVGHTEYIFYPGTMKPTRSDSSINYKKLDNKYASESSVYMEAEQNFGQHISVNYGLRFSHFNAKGKGVEHTYANNQPVWYDQQLGVYKMADIVETTYYKKNKSIEQFNNLEPRLGIAYIINDNQSINASYNRMTQYIHLMSNTAAPTPLDIWTPSGKYSDPELADQVALGYFQNFADGKFSLETEVFYKKVKNSIDYIDGAQLVGNEAIERVILNGEARAYGLEVLFRKNLGKLTGWVAYTLSRAEQRTPGRTAYEPGINNGNWYRASYDKLHDLSITAMYDYNPKWTFSASFTLQSGRPITYPEGQYEYLGLRVPKFGDRYANNMPAYHHLDVSATYTPKPNSTKRWKGEWVFGIYNLYSRYNAASISFRENEDIRGKNEAQKMSIFGFVPSVTYNFKF; encoded by the coding sequence ATGAGCACGAAAGGACAAGCTACGTACCTTTTACAAGGGACTATAAAAGACAACCACGAGCCTCTAATAGGAGCTACGATTTACATTAACGAAATCAATAATGGTGCTATTACCAATGAAAAAGGACATTATTCCATCACCTTAAAAGAAGGTAGCTATACCTTAAAAATATCCTATATTGGTTATGCTGATAAGTTTACAAAAGTAAATCTAACAAAAAACAAAACGTTAGATTTTGTATTATCCTCAGATAACGCTGAGTTATCTGAAGTAGTTATTGTACAAAATAAAAACAAAGTTGATATTCGAAAACCAGAAATGAGTGTCAACAAATTAACGACAGAAGAGATCAAGAAAATGCCAGTTGTACTTGGGGAATCGGATATTTTAAAATCTATTCTTCAACTTCCAGGGGTGACAAATGCCGGTGAAGGTGCTGCGGGATTTAATGTTCGAGGAGGTAGTGCAGGACAAAATTTAGTTCTACTAGACCATGCAAGTGTATATAGCTCTTCGCATCTTTTTGGTTTCTTTTCTATCTTTAATTCAGACGCTATTCGCGATTTAAAACTCTACAAAGGAGGAATTCCTGCACGTTTTGGTGGACGTGCGTCTTCTGTATTAGATGTATTTCAAAAAGAGGGAAACAAAAATGACTATGCCCTTGAAGGGGGGATTGGTGTTATTTCGAGTCGTTTATTAGCAGAAGGTCCTATACAAAAGGGAAAATCATCTTTCTTAGTTGCAGGACGTGGTTCTTACGCTCACCTATTTTTAAAAATGACCGATAACAAGAACTCTGCTTATTTTTACGATATCAACACCAAGGTGAGTTTTGATCTCAACAAAAAGAACAAACTATTCTTCTCCGCCTATTACGGAAAAGATATTTTTAGCTTTACAGACTTAATGAAGAACAGCTTCGGAAACTTAGCTGCTACCCTGGATTGGCGAACAATGTATAACGATGATTTAATGGGCGACCTTACCTTATCTACAAGTCAATATACCTATGACCTTGATTTGGAATTAGTTGGTTTTAATTGGACCAATGGAATCAAAAGCACACAATTGAAGTATGACTTCGTACACGATATCAACCCTGCTTTACAATTGCGTTATGGTGTTGGGCATACAGAATATATTTTCTATCCAGGAACCATGAAGCCAACAAGGAGCGATTCGTCTATCAACTATAAAAAATTAGATAACAAATACGCTTCGGAGAGTAGTGTTTATATGGAAGCTGAACAGAATTTCGGTCAACATATTAGCGTAAATTATGGTTTGCGTTTCTCTCACTTCAACGCAAAGGGAAAGGGAGTTGAACATACGTATGCCAACAACCAACCGGTGTGGTATGACCAACAATTGGGGGTTTATAAAATGGCTGATATAGTAGAGACTACCTATTATAAGAAAAATAAATCTATTGAACAATTCAATAACCTAGAGCCACGTCTTGGGATTGCTTATATTATCAACGACAACCAATCAATTAATGCGAGTTATAACCGCATGACGCAGTACATCCATTTAATGTCTAATACTGCCGCTCCAACGCCGTTAGACATCTGGACTCCTAGTGGAAAGTATTCCGATCCTGAACTAGCCGATCAAGTCGCTTTAGGGTATTTCCAAAACTTTGCAGACGGAAAATTCAGTTTAGAAACAGAGGTTTTCTACAAAAAAGTAAAAAATAGCATCGATTATATTGATGGCGCACAATTAGTAGGAAACGAAGCGATTGAACGCGTAATCCTCAATGGAGAAGCTCGTGCTTACGGATTAGAAGTACTATTTAGAAAAAACTTAGGTAAACTAACAGGATGGGTTGCTTATACTTTATCACGAGCAGAACAACGCACGCCTGGCCGAACAGCATATGAACCCGGAATTAACAACGGAAATTGGTACAGAGCATCCTATGACAAACTACACGATTTATCCATCACGGCCATGTATGACTACAATCCAAAATGGACATTCAGCGCAAGTTTCACACTACAATCTGGTCGACCAATCACCTATCCAGAAGGACAATATGAATACTTAGGTTTACGCGTACCTAAATTTGGAGACCGCTATGCGAACAATATGCCCGCTTATCACCATTTAGATGTATCTGCAACCTATACGCCAAAGCCTAATTCAACAAAACGATGGAAAGGCGAGTGGGTATTTGGAATCTACAACCTATACAGTCGATACAATGCCGCTTCTATTTCTTTTAGAGAGAATGAGGATATTCGCGGAAAGAATGAGGCGCAAAAGATGTCTATTTTTGGTTTCGTGCCAAGTGTTACGTACAATTTTAAATTCTAA